attttgtttttaaatcaTAAATTTGATGATCTCATTGACAATCAATATGTGCGTTAGGTTATTGCTAATGGAAACTAGAAAAAGTATATGCTTTGTGATATGGATATGGTTTTAAAAGATAGATGGTTGTATGATGTTCATAATATATGTAGGGCTGGTAGCGTTGGGTGTAGATATTGATGTTGTTTTTGGAGCTGCAGGTTTATGGAAGCATTCAAAGAGCGAGGGCCACGAAGACTATGGTCTTCTGGTGAGTGAGAAGGCAAGAAAGTATGCAATAGTGAAGGTGGTTGATGAACCGGTGAGTCTGAAAGATGGAACCACCGTGCTTCAGTTCGAGACTCGGCTCCAGAGTGGACTCGAATGTGGTGGTGCCTACATTAAATTTCTTCGTCCTCAAGAGGCGGGTTGGAAGCCTGAGGAATTCGACAATGAATCCCCTTACTCCATCATGTTTGGACCTGACAAATGTGGGACAACAAACAAGGTGCATTTCATATTTAAGCATAAGAATCCCAAGAATGGGGAGTATGTTGAACACCATCTTAAATACCCACCTTCTGTCCCATCCGACAAGCTCACTCATGTCTACACTGCAACCTTAAAACGCGACAAAGAGGTTAAAATTATGATTGATggagaggagaagaagaaggcaaACTTATTAGTAGCCGAAGATTTTGATCCTCCACTTATCCCAGCCAAGACAATCCCTGATCCTGATGATAGGAAACCAGAGGATTGGGATGACAAAGAAAAGATTCCTGATCCAAATGCTGTGAAACCGGATGATTGGGACGAGGATGCACCGATGGAAATCGAGGACGAGGAGGCGGTGAAACCAGAAGGATGGTTAGACGACGAGCCTGAGGAGATAGATGACCCTGAGGCAACCAAGCCAGGAGATTGGGATGATGAAGAGGATGGTGTGTGGGAACCCCCAAAGATGTATAACCCAAAGTGTGCAATAGCTCCTGGTTGCGGTGAATGGAAGAGGCCAATGAAGAGTAATTCTGCTTACAAAGGGAAATGGTCTCCTCCACTAATTGATAACCCCAATTATAAGGGTGTTTGGAAGGCTAGGGAGATTCCAAACCCCAACTACTTTGAGCTTGACAAGCCTGACTTTGAGCCTATTGCTGCCATTGGTATTGAGATTTGGACAATGCAAGAAGGAATACTGTTTGATAATATAGTGATAGCTAAAAACGAGAAGGTTGCCAAGTCATATCGAGAGACCAAGTGGAAACCCAAGTTTGAGATTGAGAAAGAAAGACAGCAGGCTGAGGAAGAAGCTTCTGGTTTAGACTTCCTTGCAAGCATCAAGGTCATGCTTTTGCAAGTTTATTTATGGAATTATTTTTCGTTTACTCAATCTTGTAACATTTTAACTTAAAGTTGGTGATTTCTTAATCTGCAGAGGAAGGTGTTTAATGCCCTATATCAGATTGCTGATATTCCTTTCTTAAGCAACTACAAGCCTCAAATTCTCGTAAGTTCACGTAATATGCTGTTTCTCATATGCAATATCAGTTTTTCATTGGTGGGGAGCGGAgaaaattaaattataacttTTATGATAGCtacaatataatttttaaaggattaaataaaatttttttatttttaaataatttactaacttaaaattttaaaaaatttaaatggtAGAGCCTGCCAGCCCCCTCCTAGATTCGCGGATGACATCTGAATTTTGAGTTTTTCATTTTAGGATCACATTAAGAAGGCTGAGAAACAACCAAATCTCACCATGGGAGTCCTAGTCTCTACTGTCGCCATTATCCTCACGATTTTCTTGAAGCTCATTTTTGGTGGCAAGA
This window of the Gossypium arboreum isolate Shixiya-1 chromosome 12, ASM2569848v2, whole genome shotgun sequence genome carries:
- the LOC108478338 gene encoding calnexin homolog isoform X2; translated protein: MMMGRFALLLLAFASLQLFCVADDDNNDDDVVFYESFEESFEGRWIVSNKDDYKGLWKHSKSEGHEDYGLLVSEKARKYAIVKVVDEPVSLKDGTTVLQFETRLQSGLECGGAYIKFLRPQEAGWKPEEFDNESPYSIMFGPDKCGTTNKVHFIFKHKNPKNGEYVEHHLKYPPSVPSDKLTHVYTATLKRDKEVKIMIDGEEKKKANLLVAEDFDPPLIPAKTIPDPDDRKPEDWDDKEKIPDPNAVKPDDWDEDAPMEIEDEEAVKPEGWLDDEPEEIDDPEATKPGDWDDEEDGVWEPPKMYNPKCAIAPGCGEWKRPMKSNSAYKGKWSPPLIDNPNYKGVWKAREIPNPNYFELDKPDFEPIAAIGIEIWTMQEGILFDNIVIAKNEKVAKSYRETKWKPKFEIEKERQQAEEEASGLDFLASIKRKVFNALYQIADIPFLSNYKPQILDHIKKAEKQPNLTMGVLVSTVAIILTIFLKLIFGGKNQCPRIETKPVPVVAETSDDQGSDGEKVEKAEKNEAAAAARRRRRET
- the LOC108478338 gene encoding calnexin homolog isoform X1, giving the protein MMMGRFALLLLAFASLQLFCVADDDNNDDDVVFYESFEESFEGRWIVSNKDDYKGLWKHSKSEGHEDYGLLVSEKARKYAIVKVVDEPVSLKDGTTVLQFETRLQSGLECGGAYIKFLRPQEAGWKPEEFDNESPYSIMFGPDKCGTTNKVHFIFKHKNPKNGEYVEHHLKYPPSVPSDKLTHVYTATLKRDKEVKIMIDGEEKKKANLLVAEDFDPPLIPAKTIPDPDDRKPEDWDDKEKIPDPNAVKPDDWDEDAPMEIEDEEAVKPEGWLDDEPEEIDDPEATKPGDWDDEEDGVWEPPKMYNPKCAIAPGCGEWKRPMKSNSAYKGKWSPPLIDNPNYKGVWKAREIPNPNYFELDKPDFEPIAAIGIEIWTMQEGILFDNIVIAKNEKVAKSYRETKWKPKFEIEKERQQAEEEASGLDFLASIKRKVFNALYQIADIPFLSNYKPQILDHIKKAEKQPNLTMGVLVSTVAIILTIFLKLIFGGKNQQCPRIETKPVPVVAETSDDQGSDGEKVEKAEKNEAAAAARRRRRET